Genomic DNA from Lycorma delicatula isolate Av1 chromosome 5, ASM4794821v1, whole genome shotgun sequence:
taatactatttagaAGTATAGTTTatggtacttaatttttttttcagtttgacaGTGTACTAGACAAAGCCCTTCAAGCatcttaaatcatattttatgtttcattgtTTTTGGAGTTACACTAtaacattttcagtaaatttaacaaCCTAAGagtgaagtgtaatttatttacttcagaaTAAACTGAATAagacacttaataaaaaaaaaacaatttttaattatcaaactaTAAAATCCATCTGGTTTTGAAGTTGAATgatcaaatattttgtaaatttaagattatattgTAATACTGCTCTAGATGTTTTATTTCCCCCATCAGTTTTGCATGGATACtgaaacttcaaaaaaatgtactataaaatactgtttttaatggTTGCATGCAAATAAAATTGTGAACtttcaatacaaaaattgttatataaaatgaaatattttcttgtgaTGTCATCTGGGGTTCAAGTTAGTGATGTAACTCATAAAATGCATGACATCATTAACTGATATTAATGTGTTGCAACAAAAATGTGATGTACCTCTAATATTGCTTTTGCTGTTTTATTAAGTGTAAATCTTACATATAAATTGAGtaaaaatcttgttttcacaaGTTGTGAAAACATAATTTGTTGTGTCACTGTTTTCAACAGTGGTTAAACACATTGTTGTTCAGAATTAtacttaacatttattaaataaaaataaactcttaaaaatcagtttatttaacataaataaattgaaaaaattatgcttttaaaaaaattatgtgcatTTAATAAGAGGATTGATGAGACTGCTGTAAACACTGTCATGAAGCAGTGTAATCACTTAATGAATACTAagttttaaaaaccataatacaGTTCAGGATAGCACATCAAAAATACTTACCTTATGGGAACATAGTAATTGTGCAGCTCTCAGTTGCAccataaaccaaatattttatataagaactCATAACTACTCAGATCAGACCTCATCCACAAAAGAGGGAAGTGTCTtcgttaaacttttataattaaaattaactaagatattaaataagaattttaagcTAAGATACCgtaatttcattaaatagtttataatcgGTTCAATGTactaattttaaagttaacttCTTACCTTCTGCACAATAActtctaacaataaaaaaagtttaaaataagttttaataaacaataaaaatataagtttaacatacttttaaaaaaaaaataataataatttctttaactgtattaaccaaattttaaactattcataattttaatgcaCTTTGTTgtacttgtattttaattataaaaatttcttgttcctattaaattttaaatgagatgataatgatttgtgttttttccacattttcaaTGAATGTAGCCTACGCTTTTGATGAAGGTCTTTGTAAAACTCTTTTGATCTAACTATTACTTGTACTGCCTCATCTTCTGACTCTCCAATTGAGGACATTACAGGAGAAGgttctttttcttcctctttactAGGAGACACATTAGATAAATATGATAATGCATCCAAACTGGATTTCTCAACTGGAGAAGTgatttttccaagaaaaattCCTGGCAAACCACTTTTTATTGTATACCGTTTAACTGTTTCTAGAAGTGTTTCTTTTGGTTGTAACAGGGGCTCATATGAACCTCTGCTATGTCCAAGAATTCCAACTGAAAGTTCATTTTCTTCAAGATATTCCTCCGGTAGAGTGTATGAATCATAAAGTTTTAGTAACTTTTCATTccttaaaatatagaataaaattattcattagatcAGATATGTTAGCCATGAATATGatactaaaaatctaaaaaaagtaatgagCCGTGAATTCACATGTATTCTCGTACGTGAATTGTTGatgtaatatgttattttttaataatttatttacattttacttcattaattacaaaacagGTTTTGTATCTATTGTGACTCATAATCACCTGTGCATGGTTTATtcacttacatattttttgtttttaaaaatgtttagtaataatTGAGAAATAAATTCTATTGGAGATGAacatatgtaagtaaaatattattttgaaaaacacgGTAGTAAGACTCCCTACCAAGGTATCAGTTATTACACTACAACAGTGAATATCATCTTTCTATGactattattagtttatatttactatttacaatattagtttttatagcTCTGATATGCACTTCTCAGTTATGATTCCTTTATGATATAAAAGTAGTTACAAGAAATAATTaggaaatgattaattaaaattaacagatataattttacttatctgTATGATAGGGCCTCTTCTAAATGGAGTTAAAATTTAATGGATTATAACAGCATAAGTTAAATGCTTGTTTATGTAGGTTTTCAGTTGTACATTTGTAAAGAGCAACAGAAATCCCAACAATAAAAGTTTTCCTGTTTGaatgattttacataaaatttaaaaaaatgttatagttctTTAATGTAAGCAAGaggcttatttttattaagtgacTAATTATTTTTGATGCTTTTGTTCATTGCTGTCAGAAAtgagaattatgtaaaaatgttatattttttattaaaaactgaactaaataacaaatttagttttaaaaacaagTATCATAATGATTTTCGTCATTTATTTCAGCTACCATCAGTAACTTGCAAAAATGACTAATATTTAGATAGTCTTTAGAGaactgaaaacattaaatttaaaaaaaataaatggtttatatagcattattaaatttgtattaaattttgttaaataaaaactgagtGATATATTATCACTTACAAGATAAGTTATGTGAGGAAAAACTAATGTGATTAAACCCTAAAGCAGGAAATTAATTGGAAATTAAGAAGTGTCGAAAGTGCTATCTGTCAATGGCAGTCTAGTACAAGATACAATAGAGTGTTAGTGGCACTGAACatgcttaaaaaatgttatttacttttaatttttagacaaaatttatgaattaaagatcataaataaaataagagtataaTACTTGCCACAGAAATTTTCACTGTAATCACCTTAAACTAATGCTTAATGTCactttttcttgttaaataatcagttaattaatcttataatacttttgctttttttttattacaaacagaaTTTGAAATGCTGTACAAAAATGGCTTTATGATAAAAACTTAAGCACTTTTCtaaactgtttttgtttaatgttcactaattataaaattctgatgtggacactacatgacttccatgaacacctattaaattaatatacacattttttgctgcacttcatttaaacttatttcatttgaaagtgagatacaacccttctttaataaagtggacagttacatagttgctaaaatattagttactaacatcaaatatttatataattattaattcaacaatcttacctgaaatattaggatagagtaaaagtccctttattattccttaaataaatgtatgtcttatacctatctaatactatgttaaattattatgatgtaaccatcacaaaatgaaaacagaaacaaataatcagatgtttcaccaaatatgatgtggacaccacatggcttaCTTGTAagctaataaattacatatacacattttttttaaatggaaagtacataaaattctatttcattaataacttttgatatcatttcatttttgtattgttattcttaaattattatttattgtaaaaccttttttacaaccaaaggttaataatttttaataaatcaatatatttaaattaaaaaaaaagaagggagctgaagtctgattcaaaccaatatGCCTTCCGCTTATAAGAtcccaaatgtttcattaattaaaattttacttggttaTAActtcttgaaccaatgaaaataagtaccacttatgatatatgtagttgaaaagctctcaaatgagggttttattactgcagttaataaaaagtccaaaaaccaatttttttggattttggacacttttggttcaattgattgcaatcaaaaggggaggtacacaactagatgttacagcagtcttaaatccaaaatttcagcatcttatggctaatcgttttttagttatgcgagatatgtatgcacatacatacatacgtccgtagagacgtcacaccgaaaaatggattcagggatggtcaaaatgtatatttccgttgaaatcgggaATTTTTCActaacacaatacttcctttactttgtacaagtaaaaatactataattacaaaaaaagtgatgggatattaaaagttattttcatctATTCATTATGGTAAGTATTTCTGTTCTTGATTgatgatatttttgataaattacaaaattaattaatgaaatatattgagATAAGAAGAGTACATTAATTATACAGtaagtattaaataatcaatttctaGTAGCCTAGTAGGGATACAGTGTGTTTAATGAATGTGAAAACTTTTCAGTTTAATCtaacaaattcaataatttattgccAATATTGTTccatgatataaaataaaaaattacctactttattatttgttttaaagacATCTACTGCTAAGCGAGTGCAAATATTGCTActaataatgtgtaaaaaatttacttgaatttcTTATGTGCATAATATCACCAGAATTTAGgtatataattagaaattaatgcAGCACTCATGTAGGGTAAGCTGGTTAAGAAACTGTTGTAACAAATTAGATGCTAagtctctaaaaaaaattatacatctatCCATTACAATGATTCATTATACACAAATTTGTAAGTCTACCAATTTTTCACATTAGTagaagttttattactttatcagCTATAGTGATATAGCTACTATTGTAGCTATAACTATACTATAATGGGAATGTATATAGAATggtaaaaaaaagcaaagaaattgtattttttaagttttgtggcTTAAGGAggcatttttaaaacaaacatattttaacaaaaaaaagaaagatttaaataaactaaataatctgcaaaaattTTTTCTAGtgctcccaagtccaaaaaaatctatttttctcaGATGGATATTTGTGCATATGTGTGTATGGTTGGCCAATATTTGGTATTTTATCTAATGGTGGACTCtgtctattaattttctttaaactttgtaTACAggtactactattactactacctTAAGGGAGGaaagaatttaatacatttttgtgaaaattggaaaagggactgggttgttttggccaaaataaactttcaaatctttactggggcacttaagaaaaatttttttcttgcaaaagttgaagttttttagatcataaattaataaaaatttcatttaatattcacCACCCTCaccaaaaaacttttatatacttttctttttttagctacaTCTTGCTTCAAAAAAGGAATCGATGGGAGTTTTTTTGGATCTATATTTTCTATGTCAATAGGCCTTTAAatgagtataattattttttcccattCCTCTCCAGTGGTTTGTtgtaacaaaaaatctttttttaatttattttaattttaaataatcttgcaagttacaaaattgcatttaaacgtaaaaattttaattttttaacagcccTTACGCTTTAGTATTGCttgaaaaaatatccaaaatttttcaccccttcctagaaaattacaacttgtgcatgtgtatatttaaaacaatcttaaaaaactacttttttaatttattatcatcatttagggattattttcttaaaagttaattttatccaAATGCTTTCCCTTGAGAATGGTaacccccaaaatgaaaaaaaagaattgtttttcaaaatttcaaatgtttaatactcaaaacattaaaaatgaatttaaaaatgctcaaaaggaattttaaaaaaatcaaaatatctttataattttgattttaagttatttaaaatcaactttagaGTCGATACAAGTAGGTATATCATGCATATGGCACAACCGATTGACATATCAACAAACATCATCCTGTACTCAATTTCTGTACTTTTAGTTATTGCATATGTTTGGAAAACGacaagaatacaaaataataattccattgtTCAACTTTCATTAAATCCTCCACAAGCATAGAAAcaatcacttttttatatttatttaactatgcatcaaaaaattagaaataaatatttttagttaaaatgtgaaaaaagaattcatttgttttctattgttcaataaaaaggtattattttatcataaagatacaaacagaacttaaaataattgaaatgaaaaaactttctggaaaaaaattaaaattgcataactTGACTGGTGTAGTAGGGGAAAATTATGCAATTCTTTGCCggcttttcttttattaatgctCACAAATTCAAAGGGCaaatttaaatcacattttaagtaatatttaatcatttgaagttaacttttatgagtaaaatatttataacaataattacctGATCGGTGGTTCAGAACTGAGACCAAGTTTCAGAAGCTCAGTTGGGTGATCTTTATTAGAGACTTCGTGAAAAAGTGGAGATTTGACTAAAAGTTTACTTTCTTTCTTAATATTACCATATAACACATGTTTATTACTTTCACCTTCTTCTCCAGTAAATTGCATAccagaaaagattttttcattcattaaattatagtAATCAGAGCGTAACAAACGATTCATTTCATGctgttgaaagaaaaataattaacaaatctgcttgtatatatatatatttataaaaatatgataattgtaGCAAGTGGTCTTCAGCATCACATACAAGTTTAGTTATAACTAATACacactgttattaatttattggcTGTTACAAGAAATTTAAGCTCAAGCTTTGAAagatttaaacaagaaaaaagcaGTAAAAATTGATGATATGCTATCTGAATTATCATGCAATATTGAAGAAGCAGGAggaataaactttataaattagtATGCAAAATTTATGAGACTGGACAAATAAcctaggattttaaaaaaaagagtaaattactgtgtgaaaataaatggaaattttttcacTATCAGTTTAATATCTTATGCTGCAATAATACTTTCTAGAATATAGGTGAATAGAACATACAGTAGAAGGTTGACGAAACCAATGCAGTTTCAGTAAGAGTCTAGGTATAAGAGAGATCAATCTgggattttaagaaatttcagatCTTAATAGGAacctactgggttggtctagtgatgaacttgtcatcgcaaatcagctgattacaagtcgagagttctaatgttcaaatcctagtaaaggctacttagaaaaggttacttttatacagatttgaatactggatcatggataccggtgttctttggtggttgggtttcaattaaccacacatctcaggaatggtcaacctgatacTATACAAGACTAAatatatcttcctcattcatcctctgaaataacacCTTATgttggttctggaggctaaacagaaaaagaaagggaatAATAGggagaaaaattctttaaaatctataaaagaatGAGGTTACAGTTGTATGAATAAGAATGAAGAAATACAGGCACTAATTCTGAAAGCAGTAAGACAAGCTATAGACAACAAGAGTAAACTTGCTGCCTATCCCTGTTGTCTTATAACTTGTACACAAAAGAAGCAATacagaaattgaaagaaaaatttgagagTGGATTACCTACCCAAAGAGAAAAGATAAAGGAGTTAAGATTAgctaatgacattttttttttaaagctaaaagaTGAGTTAGAAAAATACTGGGTAAATACTAGACAAATATTGGCTTTGTTGCTAGGAGAgaatttcaatattaaagaaaagcaaaggtataataaaagtatatctGAAGaagaatttagttataaaaagaatagttttaggTCATGTGGAACTACCTCTGGGTATTATACAAAGtgtttgcataaataattttaagcattcACTTGTGTagttatatacttaataaaaaaaaagaacagtaaaaaaaaataattaattaattaaattcattaacttaccacagaagcttttgaagcttgtatgtgggaatatggaaactgaattttgtagtgtatgaaaaaacgACATGCGTAACCAGGATccctggatgaaaggcagagacactatcactccaccatggagatcggCAATGTATATAATGAACATGTCTAATTCCACATAGCAATTGACTTAGTTTATCAAAATCCTACAATCAAAAACTGAGAAATTCACagtcaaaattttgcaaaataatctTGCCTGTCATTCAGAAGTTGtagatttgtataatttttaggtagttcaaatataaaaatttttaaataattcttacttGTTCAAATGTTGATGACATAATGACCTAGTtaattcaacatttaattttttaaatggatctttatttgtagaaaaaattttcttttctttatgaacactttatatttactttacatttaatgAGTAATTCCAACTTGGCCAGTGACAAATCTAAAATGGCAGATCAAATCAAGTACAATCTATATGCACTTCTTTCTGTAACTTATGAATTTtgaatgaaaacagaaaatatgaagGAAGTTATTACATCTCTGCTTTTCTTTGAGTTGgtactttatttcttccttaaaactATACATGACTACTGTTGAATCACTTATTTGAGAAACCACACATAtacaaaaatctaaattgttgggaaattggaaagaaaacattttctgtcctaagaagaagtaaaattaaaaacttgatgCTATATCCTAATTACAATTCTGAAGGTATATTAAAAGACaaactttttatgttttgttaactagttaaaaaaattaaaaaaaggaggttgAATTTGTGTTctcaaataaatgaattactgAGGTTGagataatgtaaaatattgaaaattatgaattttattaaaataatacaaaaaaccttgtcataattcatatattaacattaaaatactttaagaGCCCTCATTTTGATCCACTTCATCATCTTGAAACCATATTATTGGCTACGCAAAAATTTTGACTTTCTTCATCATGTCACCCATTTTCTGTTGATCATTCAGTTTAGCAAGTGCAATCGGCACCTTTTTCTGAGGATAAGATGTTAATATAATGGTACTTTTTCTGTTCCTGAAGCAAGATAAAATTCATGTTGGCCTTGAATTCCATCAATGAATTCACAAGCTGTAATTTTTCCTTGGTTTTCTGATAAGAAAATTGCCAAAAACAACTGACAAGAAATGCACCTTTTTGTCTTCAGGAATATGTCTCTCATAAGAGTCTGTTGAAAGTACATTCCTTCATCAATAAGTTTTCCAGCAAGCTTTAAATTCCAGTAAGTCTTCATAGACTTACTGGAATAACTaccataaatttacaattattacttgaaaaaatttatgtGTTCTACTACAGATTTGTTTCAAAGGATATGTTCTATCCAAGGTCTGCCTTTTTATCATGCTGCAGTCTCAGTCACATGGATTATAATAGAGGCCAAGAACTGATAAATACAgctcagttttttaaaaatatttggttccACCAAAGCAAGCATgaatcaaatattaataacaatagggaacataaaagattttttttttgtctcaggaagaaaagtATGtcattctgatagtattttttctccagtattcaaatatgatatcagtttttccCCGGGTTTTTCACacaaggtttctgagagacaggcatttataatttcaaacattttaatactttctgcattcttaactacacaatattcaaacgactcgcctagaaagtaagaaatgacgattttctgctatattttgcctGTGAAGCattcctcttgatggtccaacaataattggCCAGCATATTGGGATTACATTTGTCTTGATACCttttttccatagctgaaatctcctgatgaaagtatTCCTGGGgtcatcgctcactgcgccaagatttcctgggaagaaatctaggtgcaggacctgtacttttaaggacatattataacctaaatttttataatataagatcATTAACAATATCATGATAATTTTCTGCCTTTCGATTTCCCAGACAACTCTCAGTAACACTCTTTAATGCTTgtcaagctgctttctccagtggattcaatagttattcaaacttttcatcatgcattagtgatcataTTTGTAGACCtataaatattccttctttaaattttgcatcactaattttaagaaacttctgttttaagtacatgaaaccaggagtattgtccatggccttatgaaattcttcattaatcctaattcgatatgtaatggaggtagatacacatttttaggcttacacaatgggtcatgttttacatttttctgttcaggaatgagctATTCACATTTGGGGGATTCTTTTTTagtgaaatggttttttctgtccctactatcccattcacacaaaaaaaaaaaaacaacagtacttgtGTAACCAAGCTGAAGACCAAGAATAAgcgcaattaccttcaaatcaccataAATATTCCATTCAAACACTGGATATTGaaacttttccaatataaatttagttttgatatgttttttcatactagcagagtgagccataGGTACTGATGggatttattgccattatgcagaagcacatcTTT
This window encodes:
- the LOC142324739 gene encoding uncharacterized protein LOC142324739, with the translated sequence MKTYWNLKLAGKLIDEGMYFQQTLMRDIFLKTKRCISCQLFLAIFLSENQGKITACEFIDGIQGQHEFYLASGTEKHEMNRLLRSDYYNLMNEKIFSGMQFTGEEGESNKHVLYGNIKKESKLLVKSPLFHEVSNKDHPTELLKLGLSSEPPIRNEKLLKLYDSYTLPEEYLEENELSVGILGHSRGSYEPLLQPKETLLETVKRYTIKSGLPGIFLGKITSPVEKSSLDALSYLSNVSPSKEEEKEPSPVMSSIGESEDEAVQVIVRSKEFYKDLHQKRRLHSLKMWKKHKSLSSHLKFNRNKKFL